In Sphingomonas panacisoli, one genomic interval encodes:
- a CDS encoding acyl-CoA synthetase, with translation MHPSVHAKANPDKPALIVAETGETWSYAELDRRANRVAQLFRARDLAVGDTVAYFLDNVPDYFALTWGAQRAGLFYVCISSKLTAPEAHYIVEDSGAKLVVASAALSHVAERLGPMIGDRGKLVLGGDVDGWERLEDALAAQPDTPIADERAGIDMLYSSGTTGRPKGVRVALPEDPNPAAGNVLMQLAAGLYGFGPDSIYLSPAPMYHAAPLRWSMTVHRLGGTVIMMQHFDPLAALAVIETYRANCSQWVPTHFVRMLKLEPDMRARHDISSMKAAIHAAAPCPIPVKEAMIEWWGPVIYEYYAGSEGNGFTSITSAQWLEHKGSVGKPAYGIAHICGEDGEELPPGSEGLIYFEGGGQFEYHNDPGKTAEARNAHGWSTLGDIGRLDEDGFLYLTDRKSFMIISGGVNIYPQEIENRIITHPRVADVAVIGAPDPEMGERVVAVVQPVDMAEAGPALADEITAWCRTELSGVKMPRQIDFTAELPRHPTGKLYKRLLRDRYWGNKESRIV, from the coding sequence GTGCATCCGAGCGTCCATGCCAAGGCTAATCCCGACAAGCCCGCGCTGATCGTCGCGGAGACCGGCGAGACATGGAGCTATGCCGAGCTCGACCGCCGCGCCAACCGCGTCGCGCAGCTGTTCCGCGCGCGCGACCTCGCCGTCGGCGATACGGTCGCGTATTTCCTCGACAACGTTCCGGATTATTTCGCGCTGACCTGGGGCGCGCAGCGAGCCGGGCTGTTCTATGTCTGCATCTCGTCGAAGCTGACCGCCCCCGAAGCGCACTACATCGTCGAGGATTCGGGCGCGAAACTGGTCGTCGCCTCGGCCGCTCTGTCGCACGTCGCCGAACGGCTGGGACCGATGATCGGCGACCGCGGCAAGCTGGTGCTCGGCGGCGACGTCGACGGATGGGAACGGCTCGAAGACGCGCTCGCCGCCCAGCCCGACACGCCGATCGCCGACGAGCGCGCCGGGATCGACATGCTCTATTCGTCGGGCACGACTGGGCGGCCCAAGGGCGTCCGCGTCGCGCTCCCTGAAGACCCCAACCCCGCCGCCGGCAATGTGCTGATGCAACTCGCCGCGGGGCTCTACGGGTTCGGACCCGACAGCATCTATCTCAGCCCCGCGCCGATGTATCACGCAGCACCGTTGCGCTGGTCGATGACCGTCCATCGGCTCGGCGGGACGGTGATCATGATGCAGCATTTCGATCCGCTCGCGGCGCTGGCGGTGATCGAGACCTACCGGGCCAATTGCAGCCAGTGGGTGCCGACGCATTTCGTCCGCATGCTCAAGCTCGAGCCCGACATGCGTGCGCGCCATGACATTTCCAGCATGAAGGCCGCGATCCACGCCGCCGCGCCCTGCCCGATACCGGTCAAGGAAGCGATGATCGAGTGGTGGGGGCCGGTGATCTACGAATATTATGCGGGGTCGGAGGGGAATGGCTTTACCTCGATCACGTCGGCGCAATGGCTCGAGCACAAGGGATCGGTCGGCAAACCGGCCTACGGCATCGCGCATATCTGTGGCGAGGACGGCGAGGAATTGCCGCCGGGTAGCGAGGGGCTGATCTATTTCGAGGGCGGCGGGCAGTTCGAATATCACAACGATCCGGGCAAGACCGCGGAGGCACGCAACGCGCACGGCTGGTCGACGCTCGGCGATATCGGGCGGCTGGACGAGGACGGGTTCCTGTATCTGACCGACCGCAAGAGCTTCATGATCATTTCGGGCGGGGTGAACATCTATCCGCAGGAGATCGAAAACCGCATCATCACCCATCCGCGCGTCGCCGACGTCGCGGTGATCGGCGCGCCCGATCCTGAGATGGGCGAGCGCGTCGTCGCGGTCGTGCAACCGGTCGATATGGCAGAAGCCGGGCCGGCGCTCGCGGACGAGATCACCGCATGGTGCCGCACCGAACTGTCGGGCGTGAAGATGCCGCGCCAGATCGACTTCACCGCCGAACTGCCCCGCCATCCGACGGGAAAACTCTACAAGCGCCTGCTGCGGGATCGCTATTGGGGCAACAAGGAAAGCCGCATCGTATGA
- a CDS encoding PaaI family thioesterase, translating into MTFTGFDPERFFRAGLGHGGALGIQYHAHGADWAELSLPYDGKLVGNPGTGVIASGPILSLMDMATSMGVWLRADAFVAHATLDLRVDYLRPATPGKTVIGRGECYRLTRSIAFVRGQAHDGDPDDPLAHVAGTFMAPEGYPR; encoded by the coding sequence ATGACTTTCACCGGTTTCGACCCCGAACGCTTCTTCCGTGCCGGCCTCGGCCATGGCGGTGCGCTCGGCATCCAGTATCACGCGCATGGCGCCGACTGGGCCGAGCTGTCCTTGCCCTATGACGGGAAACTGGTCGGCAACCCCGGTACCGGCGTGATCGCGTCGGGGCCGATCCTGTCGCTGATGGACATGGCGACCAGCATGGGCGTGTGGCTGCGCGCCGATGCGTTCGTAGCCCACGCGACGCTCGACCTGCGGGTCGATTATCTGCGGCCGGCGACCCCGGGCAAGACGGTGATCGGGCGGGGCGAATGCTATCGGCTGACGCGCTCGATCGCGTTCGTGCGGGGCCAAGCGCATGACGGCGATCCCGACGATCCGCTCGCGCACGTCGCCGGTACGTTCATGGCGCCCGAAGGCTATCCGCGATGA
- a CDS encoding PaaI family thioesterase has product MRLPPYADLLGLVAETGDDGAPVLMMPFATQVLGRPGFLHGGAISGLMEMAAIVALHAALESEGGGEIKPINVTVDFMRGGRDKETRSRGVVTRLGTRVANVEATAWQDDPAKPIAAARMNYLIVRS; this is encoded by the coding sequence ATGCGGCTGCCGCCTTATGCCGACCTGCTCGGCCTGGTCGCCGAAACCGGCGACGACGGCGCGCCCGTGCTGATGATGCCGTTCGCGACCCAAGTGCTCGGCCGTCCCGGCTTCCTTCATGGCGGCGCGATCAGCGGGTTGATGGAGATGGCGGCGATCGTCGCCTTGCATGCCGCGCTGGAGAGCGAGGGCGGGGGGGAGATCAAGCCGATCAACGTCACGGTCGATTTCATGCGCGGCGGCCGCGACAAGGAAACGCGCAGCCGCGGCGTGGTGACGCGGCTCGGCACGCGTGTCGCCAATGTCGAGGCGACCGCATGGCAGGACGACCCCGCCAAACCGATCGCGGCGGCGCGCATGAACTACCTGATCGTCAGGTCCTAG
- a CDS encoding PQQ-dependent sugar dehydrogenase translates to MLRFALLGLLVATACSAAPQDSAKPSTKVPRNSPLEPDIKNVPATTGRANLAPTQPPFTITNIGRFDEPFAMAFMPDGRLLVTEKAGQLKLRAADGTVVAITGAPPVAKAGQGGLLDVAIAPDFATSKTIYLSYAEPGADGSALALMRATLDEPTHALTKTAVIWRSGMNGPGGQFGANILFSPDGKYLFLSSGERQRFTPAQDPNQALGKILRLTLDGKAAPGNPSFDKGGVEAMTWTTGHRNPYGMIFTPDGRLWEEEMGPRGGDELNLILPAKNYGWPIVSNGDNYSGQIIPDHPSKPEFEAPKLWWNPSISPGGMIYYSGAMFPELKGSLLICAMSDAGLAHITLNGDTATPAHFWDFGTRLRDIAQAPDGSIWLLEDGGQGAQGRLMRLTPRT, encoded by the coding sequence ATGTTGCGCTTCGCCCTGCTCGGCTTGTTGGTCGCCACCGCTTGCTCGGCCGCGCCGCAGGACAGTGCCAAGCCATCGACCAAGGTACCGCGTAATTCGCCGCTCGAACCCGACATCAAGAATGTGCCCGCGACGACCGGCCGCGCGAATCTGGCGCCGACGCAGCCGCCGTTCACGATCACCAATATCGGCAGGTTCGACGAACCGTTCGCGATGGCGTTCATGCCCGATGGGCGGTTGCTGGTGACGGAGAAAGCCGGCCAGCTGAAGCTGCGCGCGGCCGATGGCACGGTCGTGGCCATCACCGGCGCGCCGCCGGTCGCCAAGGCCGGACAAGGCGGCTTGCTCGACGTCGCGATCGCGCCCGATTTCGCAACGAGCAAGACGATCTACCTGAGCTATGCGGAACCCGGCGCGGACGGCAGCGCACTGGCGCTGATGCGTGCGACGCTCGACGAGCCGACACACGCGCTGACCAAGACCGCGGTGATCTGGCGCTCGGGCATGAATGGCCCCGGCGGACAGTTCGGCGCCAACATCCTGTTTTCGCCCGACGGTAAGTATCTGTTCCTGAGCTCGGGCGAGCGCCAGCGCTTCACACCCGCGCAGGATCCGAACCAGGCGCTCGGCAAGATCCTGCGCCTGACGCTCGACGGCAAGGCCGCGCCGGGCAACCCGTCGTTCGATAAGGGCGGGGTCGAGGCGATGACCTGGACCACCGGGCATCGCAACCCGTACGGCATGATCTTCACGCCCGACGGGCGCCTTTGGGAAGAAGAGATGGGTCCGCGCGGCGGCGACGAGCTCAACCTGATCCTTCCGGCCAAGAATTACGGCTGGCCGATCGTCAGCAACGGCGACAATTATTCGGGCCAGATCATTCCCGATCATCCCAGCAAGCCCGAATTCGAGGCGCCCAAACTCTGGTGGAACCCGTCGATCTCGCCGGGCGGGATGATCTATTATTCGGGGGCGATGTTCCCCGAGCTGAAAGGGTCGCTGCTGATTTGCGCAATGTCCGATGCCGGCCTCGCGCACATCACGCTCAACGGCGACACCGCAACCCCGGCGCATTTCTGGGACTTCGGCACGCGGCTGCGGGACATCGCGCAGGCGCCCGACGGGTCGATCTGGCTGCTCGAGGATGGCGGCCAGGGTGCGCAGGGCCGCCTGATGCGGCTGACTCCTAGGACCTGA
- the rimP gene encoding ribosome maturation protein RimP, whose protein sequence is MADIARLTQLIEPEAQALGFDLVRVRMFGGGDDLTLQVMAERPDTRQLTIDDCADLSRRISDKFDEIDPIEDAYRLEVSSPGIDRPLTRLKDFADWAGHEARIKLTDEIDGRKQLTGDLAGLDGDRIAIDVKKHERMTIGFDQVADAKLLITDRLLAATAPLSDEGADEYEEEGQD, encoded by the coding sequence ATGGCGGACATCGCCCGACTGACGCAGTTGATCGAGCCCGAGGCGCAAGCGCTCGGCTTCGATCTCGTGCGCGTGCGGATGTTCGGCGGCGGCGACGATCTGACGCTGCAGGTGATGGCCGAACGCCCCGACACGCGCCAGCTGACGATCGACGATTGCGCCGATCTGTCGCGGCGGATTTCGGACAAGTTCGACGAGATCGATCCGATCGAGGACGCTTATCGCCTCGAAGTGTCGTCGCCCGGGATCGACCGGCCGCTGACGCGACTCAAGGATTTCGCGGATTGGGCGGGGCATGAGGCGCGGATCAAGCTGACCGACGAGATCGACGGCCGCAAGCAATTGACCGGCGACCTCGCCGGGCTCGACGGCGACCGCATCGCGATCGACGTCAAGAAACACGAGCGCATGACGATCGGGTTCGACCAGGTCGCCGACGCCAAGCTGCTCATCACCGACAGACTTTTAGCCGCAACTGCACCGCTCTCCGACGAGGGCGCTGACGAATACGAAGAAGAAGGACAGGATTGA
- the nusA gene encoding transcription termination factor NusA, producing MATSGSTGVTANRAELIAIANSVATEKMIDKGIVIEAMEDAIQRAAKARYGAENDIRAKLDPNTGDLRLWRVVEVVELVDDYFKQVDLKGAQKLQADAAIGDFIVDPLPPIEFGRIAAQAAKQVIFQKVRDAERERQFEEFKDRMGEIITGVVKRVEFGHVVVDLGRAEGVIRRDAQIPREVVRVNDRIRSLILNVRRENRGPQIFLSRAHPDFMKKLFAQEVPEIYDGIIEIKAAARDPGSRAKIGVISHDSSIDPVGACVGMKGSRVQAVVQEMQGEKIDIIPWSEDTATFVVNALQPASVSRVVIDEEEDRIEVVVPDDQLSLAIGRRGQNVRLASQLTAKAIDILTEQDASEKRQKEFLERTEMFQNELDVDETLAQLLVAEGFGSLEEVAYVEADEISTIEGFDEDLAAELQSRAQEALDRREAANREERIALGVSDDLAGMPYMTEAMLVTLGKAGIKELDDLADLATDELIEKKRQEPRRRAEDAPKRPEHKGGVLAEYGLTEEQGNEIIMAARAHWFDDEPASAEEDADAESSQ from the coding sequence ATGGCCACCTCGGGTAGCACTGGCGTTACGGCCAACCGCGCCGAACTGATCGCGATCGCCAATTCGGTCGCGACCGAAAAGATGATCGACAAGGGCATCGTTATCGAGGCGATGGAGGACGCGATCCAGCGCGCCGCCAAGGCCCGTTATGGTGCGGAGAACGACATCCGCGCGAAGCTCGACCCGAATACCGGCGACCTCCGTTTGTGGCGCGTCGTCGAGGTGGTCGAACTGGTCGATGACTATTTCAAGCAGGTCGATCTGAAGGGCGCGCAGAAGCTGCAGGCCGACGCCGCGATCGGCGACTTCATCGTCGATCCGCTGCCCCCGATCGAGTTCGGCCGCATCGCTGCGCAAGCCGCCAAGCAGGTGATCTTCCAGAAGGTCCGCGACGCCGAGCGCGAGCGCCAGTTCGAGGAATTCAAGGACCGCATGGGTGAGATCATCACCGGCGTGGTCAAGCGCGTCGAGTTCGGCCATGTCGTGGTCGATCTGGGCCGTGCCGAGGGTGTCATCCGCCGCGACGCGCAGATCCCGCGCGAAGTCGTGCGCGTCAACGATCGCATTCGCTCGCTGATCCTCAACGTCCGTCGCGAGAATCGCGGGCCGCAGATTTTCCTCAGCCGCGCACACCCCGACTTCATGAAGAAGCTGTTCGCGCAGGAAGTGCCCGAAATCTACGACGGCATCATCGAGATCAAGGCCGCCGCCCGCGACCCGGGCAGCCGCGCCAAGATCGGCGTGATTTCGCACGACAGCAGCATCGACCCGGTCGGCGCCTGCGTCGGCATGAAGGGCAGCCGCGTCCAGGCGGTCGTCCAGGAAATGCAGGGCGAGAAGATCGACATCATCCCCTGGTCGGAAGACACCGCGACCTTCGTCGTCAACGCGCTGCAGCCGGCATCCGTCAGCCGCGTCGTGATCGACGAGGAAGAGGACCGGATCGAGGTGGTCGTGCCCGACGATCAGCTGAGCCTCGCGATCGGCCGTCGCGGCCAGAACGTGCGCCTTGCCTCGCAGCTGACCGCCAAGGCAATCGACATCCTGACCGAGCAGGACGCCAGCGAGAAGCGCCAGAAGGAGTTCCTCGAGCGCACCGAGATGTTCCAGAACGAGCTCGACGTCGACGAGACGCTCGCGCAGCTGCTGGTCGCCGAAGGCTTCGGCAGCCTCGAGGAAGTCGCCTATGTCGAGGCCGACGAAATCTCCACAATCGAAGGCTTCGACGAAGACCTCGCCGCCGAGTTGCAGAGCCGCGCGCAGGAAGCGCTCGATCGCCGCGAAGCCGCCAACCGCGAGGAGCGCATCGCGCTCGGCGTGTCGGACGACCTCGCCGGGATGCCGTACATGACCGAAGCGATGCTGGTCACGCTGGGCAAGGCCGGGATCAAGGAGCTCGACGATCTCGCCGATCTGGCGACCGACGAACTGATCGAGAAGAAGCGCCAGGAACCCCGTCGCCGCGCCGAGGACGCCCCCAAGCGCCCCGAGCACAAGGGCGGCGTGCTGGCCGAATACGGCCTGACCGAAGAGCAGGGTAACGAGATCATCATGGCCGCGCGCGCGCACTGGTTCGACGACGAACCCGCGTCGGCAGAGGAGGACGCTGATGCGGAATCCTCACAATGA
- a CDS encoding DUF448 domain-containing protein, giving the protein MRNPHNDTALGPERTCILSREHGPREGLIRLALAPDGQVLPDIRAKAPGRGAWIGVPRAELDIAIAKGKLKGALSRAFKTGELTVPVDLSERIADQLQRAFLDRLGLEAKAGHITTGTAKIDNAARSGQVHLLLHASDARPDGAGKLAQAWRVGRDLEGSGEQGLALPVPRPILSLALGRENVVHVAVTDPAAADRVKHALDRWQHFIGPDLTPEPCETASQGASALRASVGMAGNDEDFE; this is encoded by the coding sequence ATGCGGAATCCTCACAATGATACTGCGCTAGGACCCGAGCGTACCTGCATCCTGTCGCGCGAGCATGGGCCGCGCGAGGGGCTGATCCGTCTGGCGCTCGCGCCGGACGGTCAGGTGCTGCCCGATATCCGTGCCAAGGCCCCCGGCCGCGGCGCGTGGATCGGCGTGCCGCGTGCCGAGCTCGACATCGCGATCGCTAAGGGCAAGCTAAAGGGCGCGCTGAGCCGGGCGTTCAAGACCGGCGAACTGACGGTCCCCGTCGATCTGAGCGAGCGGATCGCCGACCAGTTGCAGCGCGCGTTTCTCGACCGGCTCGGTCTCGAAGCGAAGGCCGGTCACATCACCACCGGTACCGCGAAGATCGACAATGCCGCGCGATCGGGCCAGGTCCACCTGCTGCTTCACGCATCCGATGCACGCCCGGACGGCGCCGGCAAGCTCGCCCAGGCGTGGCGGGTCGGGCGCGATCTGGAAGGATCGGGCGAACAGGGCTTGGCACTCCCGGTCCCGCGCCCCATATTGTCCTTGGCACTTGGCCGCGAAAATGTGGTACATGTCGCCGTGACCGACCCCGCCGCCGCGGACCGCGTGAAGCACGCGCTGGACCGCTGGCAGCATTTTATCGGCCCTGATTTGACACCCGAGCCTTGCGAAACGGCCTCGCAGGGCGCATCGGCGCTCCGCGCGAGCGTCGGGATGGCCGGCAACGACGAGGATTTTGAGTGA